The sequence below is a genomic window from Halosolutus gelatinilyticus.
CTGCCGATCGTCGAAGTACGCGGGCGCGTCCCGATCGGCCTCGAACTCGACCACGCGCGTCAGCGCCTCCCGGCCGTCATCGATCGACGTCGAGAGCTCCTCGGCGAGGTCCGTGTAGCCGACCGCCAACTCCTGAAACGCCTGTATTCGGGCCTGTTTGGCGTCGACGATCGCCTGCTTCTCCTCGAGATCCCGCTGGAGTTCCTCGATCGACGCGAGGTCGGCGTCGCGATCGGCGCTGCCCGCCGTCGAGGGCGAGACCGGTCCGGCACCGCCAGCGCCCTGTTTCTCGAGGCGGGATCGAACCTCGGCCATCCCGTCGTCGATCTCGTCGAGGAGAGCGGTCGCCTCGTCGTCGATCGTTTCGACGCGGCCGGACAGGAGCGCGGCCTGCGTCCGGCAGTACTCGACGAACTCCGCGACCGACAAGTGGGGTCCCGAATCGGCGCTCATACCGCCTCCTTGGGACCGGAACCCGAAGTCAGTTGGGACCGGCGGCTCTCGCGACCGGTCAGCGCTCGACGGTGACGGCCACTTCGTTCCGTCGCATGAACGGTGGCGTCCACGGGTCGTTGTACTGGAGCAACGCCGGATCGTAGTGGTGCTCGAGGACTCGGTCGTCGAGTTCCGCGAACAGGGACCGTCGCGCTCGATCGACTCGATCCGGCGTCGCGTACCAGGAGAATCGGTGGACGGCGACCGTTCGCGAGGGTTCGACGACGAGGTGGACGTCCGGATCGGTCGGGATCGGCGCCGCGTCGACCGCGTACGTCGGGGGAAGGAAAAACGCCATCGTGATCCCGCCGACCGATCGATCCGTCCCGACCGGCGCCGTCGTCGTCACGGCGTCGCCGCCCCGATCGGCCGATCGAACCGGTTCTGCTACCGAACCCGTCTCGCCGTGCGTGGTGACGGGAGCGGTCATGGGGAGTTCGTCGCCGGTTCCGTTTTCCCCCGAGATGTACCGGAAGAGGCGTCGAAACGCCGTCGATCGGTCCGGAGCGGTCGTCTCGACTAGAACCGTCGCCGGATAGCGCCGGAGTTCGAAGGGACCGTCGCGGTCGAGGGTCTCGGCGGGAACGCGTTCGGTCGTTCCGAGGACGTACGCGCCCCAGCCGATCCAGGCCGCGAGGAGGCCGCAGACGCCCGCGGCGAGCACAGCGATTTGCCTTCGCATACCACGCGTAGGTGCCCGATCGGCAAAAGCACAGCAGTCGGATCCGGGATCGGCGAAACGGAACGGTGTCGAAATGGACCGGACGGTGAGACGGCGGGTCGAGTTCGGAGAGTCCCGT
It includes:
- a CDS encoding SOUL family heme-binding protein, whose translation is MRRQIAVLAAGVCGLLAAWIGWGAYVLGTTERVPAETLDRDGPFELRRYPATVLVETTAPDRSTAFRRLFRYISGENGTGDELPMTAPVTTHGETGSVAEPVRSADRGGDAVTTTAPVGTDRSVGGITMAFFLPPTYAVDAAPIPTDPDVHLVVEPSRTVAVHRFSWYATPDRVDRARRSLFAELDDRVLEHHYDPALLQYNDPWTPPFMRRNEVAVTVER